From Microbacterium invictum, the proteins below share one genomic window:
- a CDS encoding arabinan endo-1,5-alpha-L-arabinosidase, which produces MGRAARPLAAGALVVAVLGAAGCAAEPAAVEQTGDVYVHDPAYVAGADGEPSFIYSTGNGQIADGNVQIRRSDDGASWEYVGEVWDTKPEWLTEAIPGVDNLWAPELYEHDGTWYLYYSASTFGKNTSLIALATNTTLDPDDPDYVWVDQGPVIESAGTDFNAIDPGIAVDEDGVPWMAFGSFWSGIRMVELSWPSGLRADDAEPLRIADRGSGANAIEAPYIVSRDGWYYLFVSKDSCCRGVDSTYWITVGRSESVTGPYVDEQGTPLLEDGGTLVLQTDGTRIGPGGQSVSADRLAFHFYDATMDGQFRLGLLPIRWEDGWPRVEWPPE; this is translated from the coding sequence ATGGGTCGCGCCGCGCGCCCCCTGGCAGCCGGGGCGCTCGTCGTCGCGGTGCTGGGCGCGGCCGGCTGCGCGGCAGAGCCGGCGGCCGTGGAGCAGACCGGCGATGTGTACGTGCACGATCCGGCCTACGTGGCCGGGGCGGACGGCGAGCCGTCGTTCATCTACTCCACCGGCAACGGGCAGATCGCCGACGGCAACGTGCAGATCCGGCGCTCCGACGACGGCGCGTCGTGGGAGTACGTCGGGGAGGTCTGGGACACCAAGCCGGAGTGGCTCACTGAGGCGATCCCGGGCGTGGACAACCTGTGGGCGCCCGAGCTCTACGAGCACGACGGCACCTGGTACCTGTATTACTCGGCATCCACCTTCGGGAAGAACACGTCGCTCATCGCGCTGGCCACCAACACGACGCTCGATCCCGACGACCCCGACTACGTGTGGGTCGATCAGGGCCCGGTGATCGAGTCGGCCGGCACCGACTTCAATGCGATCGACCCCGGCATCGCCGTGGACGAGGACGGCGTGCCCTGGATGGCGTTCGGTTCGTTCTGGAGCGGCATCCGCATGGTCGAGCTGTCGTGGCCGAGCGGTCTGCGTGCCGACGATGCCGAGCCGCTGCGCATCGCCGATCGGGGCAGCGGCGCCAACGCGATCGAGGCGCCCTACATCGTCTCGCGCGACGGCTGGTACTACCTGTTCGTCTCGAAGGACTCCTGCTGCCGGGGCGTCGACAGCACCTACTGGATCACCGTCGGACGGTCGGAGTCGGTCACCGGTCCGTACGTCGACGAGCAGGGCACCCCTCTGCTCGAAGACGGCGGCACGCTCGTCCTGCAGACCGACGGGACGCGCATCGGCCCCGGCGGCCAGTCGGTCTCGGCCGATCGCCTCGCGTTCCACTTCTACGACGCCACGATGGACGGCCAGTTCCGGCTGGGGCTGCTGCCGATCCGGTGGGAGGACGGCTGGCCGCGCGTGGAGTGGCCGCCGGAGTGA
- a CDS encoding YesL family protein, with product MNAEYGGWAGRIMVWLRVVSALIVVNLLFAAGVIAGLVVLGTLPALAATTASLTRLRDGDSTGIVRSFVAEYRRSFWRANLLGVPFAAALLVAVADLAVLPHLPAQFGAALLVVSWVVLAYAAVALVAGLVIEARYRDGIRATRRYAVSLPLVSPAMTVALVVTLGVVAFALSVLPMLVPLIGVSVPLYVAGWFVDHRLAQLDPEHPHALQRPPVVSPAH from the coding sequence GTGAACGCCGAGTACGGCGGCTGGGCCGGCCGCATCATGGTGTGGCTGCGCGTCGTCTCGGCGCTGATCGTCGTCAACCTGCTCTTCGCGGCCGGCGTGATCGCGGGCCTCGTCGTGCTCGGCACCCTGCCCGCGCTCGCCGCGACCACGGCATCCCTCACCCGGCTCCGGGACGGCGACAGCACCGGCATCGTCCGGTCCTTCGTCGCCGAGTACCGCCGGTCGTTCTGGCGGGCGAACCTGCTCGGAGTGCCCTTCGCCGCAGCTCTGCTGGTCGCAGTCGCCGATCTCGCGGTGCTGCCGCACCTGCCCGCCCAGTTCGGCGCGGCGCTGCTGGTCGTCTCGTGGGTCGTCCTCGCCTACGCCGCCGTCGCACTCGTGGCCGGGCTCGTCATCGAAGCGCGGTACCGTGACGGCATCCGCGCCACCAGGCGCTACGCCGTCTCGCTGCCCCTGGTCTCGCCCGCGATGACCGTCGCGCTCGTCGTCACCCTCGGGGTGGTGGCATTCGCGCTCTCCGTGCTGCCCATGCTCGTCCCGCTCATCGGCGTCTCCGTCCCGCTGTACGTCGCGGGGTGGTTCGTCGACCACCGGCTCGCCCAGCTCGACCCCGAGCATCCGCACGCTCTTCAGCGCCCGCCGGTGGTGTCACCGGCGCACTGA
- a CDS encoding arabinan endo-1,5-alpha-L-arabinosidase, translating to MTAPTSSADPATWGARNAHDPTIVRGDDGIWYMFSTDAAAHLDDIPAGAHVRTSPDLVDWTFVGTALDGVPDAAREHTGAVGLWAPEVVRWPEADDARRWHMYYSASSFGSRTSAIGLATAPQPRGPWTDEGIVVATAHDHDGHNAIDAAVVFDREGAPWLTYGSFFGGIHTLRLDPATGRAASTADPGTLIARRPSAVDGAVEGAYIDYDAATGRYVLYVSYDSLFDTYSMRVGVAAQIEGPYVDATGLPLLDPDAGDAARAGTKILGGHRFPGGAAWIAPGHNSVFRDGEARFVVHHVRRADDPFQHEAQIRRVHVTASGWPVVSPHPFAGYDAEALDAPRAVTGRWQVIRFAPEQAGVIDARPFEVTGALRSAGEAVAGEIVVHTGDGEVRMDAVVFGAHDPAAGCAVLAFGGLDADGVVWIGSQEVVS from the coding sequence ATGACCGCCCCGACGTCCAGCGCCGACCCCGCCACGTGGGGGGCGCGCAACGCCCACGACCCGACGATCGTGCGCGGCGACGACGGCATCTGGTACATGTTCTCCACCGACGCCGCCGCGCACCTGGACGACATCCCCGCCGGTGCCCACGTGCGCACCTCGCCCGACCTGGTCGACTGGACGTTCGTGGGGACGGCGCTGGACGGGGTTCCGGATGCCGCGCGCGAGCACACCGGAGCGGTCGGCCTGTGGGCGCCCGAAGTGGTGCGCTGGCCGGAGGCCGATGATGCCCGTCGCTGGCACATGTACTACTCGGCGTCGTCGTTCGGGTCGCGCACCTCGGCGATCGGGCTGGCCACCGCACCGCAGCCGCGGGGACCGTGGACCGACGAGGGCATCGTCGTGGCCACCGCACACGATCACGACGGTCACAACGCGATCGACGCGGCCGTCGTCTTCGACCGCGAGGGCGCGCCGTGGCTCACCTACGGGTCGTTCTTCGGGGGAATCCACACGCTGCGTCTCGACCCGGCCACCGGGCGGGCGGCGAGCACCGCAGACCCCGGCACCCTGATCGCCCGTCGTCCCTCCGCCGTCGACGGCGCGGTCGAGGGCGCGTACATCGACTACGACGCGGCGACCGGGCGGTATGTGCTCTACGTCTCGTACGACTCGCTGTTCGACACGTACAGCATGCGGGTCGGCGTCGCTGCGCAGATCGAGGGCCCGTACGTCGACGCCACCGGGCTGCCGCTGCTCGACCCGGATGCCGGCGACGCCGCGCGCGCGGGCACGAAGATCCTCGGCGGGCACCGGTTCCCGGGCGGCGCCGCGTGGATCGCCCCGGGGCACAACTCGGTCTTCCGCGACGGTGAAGCCCGCTTCGTCGTCCACCACGTCCGCCGCGCCGACGATCCGTTCCAGCACGAGGCGCAGATCCGGCGGGTGCACGTCACGGCGTCCGGCTGGCCGGTCGTGTCGCCGCACCCGTTCGCCGGCTACGACGCCGAGGCGCTCGACGCGCCTCGCGCGGTGACGGGCCGGTGGCAGGTCATCCGGTTCGCCCCCGAGCAGGCCGGAGTCATCGACGCACGCCCGTTCGAGGTCACCGGTGCGCTGCGGTCTGCGGGTGAGGCCGTCGCCGGCGAGATCGTCGTGCACACCGGCGACGGTGAGGTGCGAATGGATGCCGTGGTCTTCGGCGCCCACGACCCGGCGGCCGGCTGCGCGGTCCTCGCCTTCGGCGGGCTCGATGCCGACGGCGTGGTCTGGATCGGGTCGCAGGAGGTGGTCTCGTGA
- a CDS encoding carbohydrate ABC transporter permease — protein MPVSPGTGIHPRPLHFDTKVTHMTTTSAPRRSRLHRKEHRAALAFVALPVIGFLAFVGYPLVFSLFTSFTKWNGLSDPVPNGIDNFMEMAGDRYFWQSMGNTVFYMIGIPIGLVLALLLALALNRKMRGTTFFRTVYYVPVVSSLAAVAILWQWAYNGDFGLVNQVLAVFGIDGPNWLQNADTAKPAIIIMAVWKGLGYSMLLYLAALQSVPPHLFEAASLDGAGVFQKFRHITFPMLNPVTFFLVVTNIIGGAQIFIEINIMTPTGGPEFSTASIVWYIWQKAFNYLQMGYATAMALVLGVLVFIVTAIQFRLNRRFQFAID, from the coding sequence ATGCCGGTGTCGCCCGGCACCGGCATCCACCCCCGCCCCCTCCACTTCGACACCAAGGTCACGCACATGACGACGACGTCCGCCCCTCGCCGGTCCCGGCTCCACCGCAAGGAGCATCGGGCCGCCCTCGCCTTCGTGGCGCTGCCCGTCATCGGGTTCCTCGCCTTCGTGGGCTACCCGCTCGTGTTCTCGCTGTTCACGTCTTTCACGAAGTGGAACGGCCTCAGCGATCCAGTGCCCAACGGCATCGACAACTTCATGGAGATGGCCGGCGACCGCTACTTCTGGCAGTCGATGGGAAACACGGTCTTCTACATGATCGGCATCCCGATCGGACTGGTGCTCGCACTCCTGCTGGCGCTCGCGCTCAACCGCAAGATGCGTGGCACGACCTTCTTCCGCACCGTCTACTACGTGCCGGTCGTCTCGTCGCTGGCCGCCGTCGCGATCCTGTGGCAGTGGGCCTACAACGGCGACTTCGGCCTGGTGAACCAGGTTCTCGCGGTCTTCGGCATCGACGGCCCCAACTGGCTGCAGAACGCCGACACCGCCAAGCCCGCGATCATCATCATGGCCGTGTGGAAGGGCCTCGGCTATTCGATGCTCCTCTACCTCGCCGCACTCCAGTCGGTGCCGCCGCACCTGTTCGAGGCCGCTTCGCTCGACGGTGCCGGGGTCTTCCAGAAGTTCCGGCACATCACCTTCCCGATGCTCAACCCGGTCACCTTCTTCCTCGTTGTCACCAACATCATCGGCGGCGCCCAGATCTTCATCGAGATCAACATCATGACGCCCACCGGCGGCCCGGAATTCTCGACCGCCTCGATCGTCTGGTACATCTGGCAGAAGGCCTTCAACTATCTGCAGATGGGCTACGCGACGGCCATGGCGCTCGTCCTCGGCGTGCTGGTGTTCATCGTCACCGCCATCCAGTTCCGGCTCAACCGCCGCTTCCAGTTCGCGATCGACTGA
- a CDS encoding carbohydrate ABC transporter permease, with protein MSHPLTTNAPAVLGTAVIDEETGRRLLPTRRRKARAPRTRQAKSYRIANVIVTIVLAIGGIIMIAPLLWTFSTSLKTREAVFALPPQWIPDPMVWENYIRVWTAAPLATGILNSIIVSASVTILGTIASMLAAFAFAKMRLPFKNVLFLVLLAAIMIPFPTIMIPQFSMFASAGLVDTLWPLILPGVFGNIVMVFFIRQYLASVPDSIIEAAKIDGAGYLRIFFTLIFPAIRPAIAAQFILWFMAVWNDYLAPIIYLNSPEKQTLQLVIASLNMTYASQTDYPLIMAGSFIALIPVFIVFVLFQRQIIESVALTGAKG; from the coding sequence ATGTCCCATCCCCTCACGACCAACGCCCCCGCCGTGCTCGGCACGGCCGTCATCGACGAAGAGACCGGCAGGCGACTGCTGCCGACCCGCCGCCGCAAGGCTCGCGCACCCCGCACCCGGCAGGCGAAGTCCTACCGCATCGCCAATGTGATCGTCACGATCGTGCTGGCCATCGGCGGGATCATCATGATCGCGCCGCTGCTGTGGACTTTCAGCACGTCGCTCAAGACCCGAGAGGCCGTGTTCGCCCTGCCGCCGCAGTGGATCCCCGACCCGATGGTCTGGGAGAACTACATCCGCGTGTGGACCGCCGCGCCGCTGGCCACCGGCATCCTGAACAGCATCATCGTGTCGGCCAGCGTCACGATCCTCGGCACGATCGCCTCGATGCTCGCGGCGTTCGCGTTCGCGAAGATGCGCCTCCCGTTCAAGAACGTCCTGTTCCTGGTGCTGCTGGCCGCGATCATGATCCCGTTCCCCACGATCATGATCCCGCAGTTCTCGATGTTCGCCTCAGCGGGCCTCGTCGACACCCTGTGGCCGCTGATCCTGCCCGGCGTGTTCGGCAACATCGTGATGGTCTTCTTCATCCGGCAGTATCTGGCGTCGGTGCCGGACTCGATCATCGAGGCCGCCAAGATCGACGGCGCCGGCTACCTGCGCATCTTCTTCACGCTGATCTTCCCGGCCATCCGGCCCGCGATCGCGGCGCAGTTCATCCTGTGGTTCATGGCGGTGTGGAACGACTACCTCGCCCCGATCATCTACCTGAACTCGCCCGAGAAGCAGACCCTGCAGCTGGTCATCGCGAGCCTGAACATGACCTACGCGAGCCAGACCGACTATCCGCTCATCATGGCCGGATCGTTCATCGCGCTGATTCCCGTGTTCATCGTGTTCGTCCTCTTCCAGCGTCAGATCATCGAGTCGGTCGCCCTCACGGGAGCCAAAGGATGA